The Vagococcus penaei genome includes the window GTTTGCTAAAATTATTAATATTGGAGATTCAATCACTCAAAATAAATTTTATAATGAAACCATCGGTGATGCTATTTCATGGACGAATACACAAGATAAAGCATTAAGCAATGCGACAGATTCATTGCACCGAATTCGCACATTAATTCAATCAAGTGCGACAGGGACACAAGGGGCAGCCGAATTAGCTGCAAATAAGAGTGAAATTATCGCAGAAGTTGAGGGCCTTGTTGACGCATTAAACACTAATTTTGATGGTCGTTATATTTTTGGCGGTCAAAATACCAAAACGCCACCTTTTGAGGTGATTAAAAATGCACAAGGTGATATCACTGAGGTTAAGTATCATGGGACAACAAGTAAGCCCAATGCTAATTTAAGTCGAGAAATTGCTAAGGGTGTTGATATCGAGTTAATTTCTGATGGTCGTCTACTAGTCAATGAAAAAGGGACAACAACTAGTCCTGATAACTTTGGGTCATTTGTGAATGACGTGTTAACAGCATTAAATACCGATGACAAAGATAGCTTATCTGGTAACTTATTGACAAAAGTTGATCAACATACTGAAAATTTTGTGACGGTTAGAACGCGTATTGGGACATTATCTAATCGCTTAACCGCTGCTAAAGACCGGAATGAAAATGAGAATTTATCGTTACAGTCAGTCTTGTCTGATAAACAAGAAGTAGACATTGCGCAAAAATATATGGAGTTTTCAAATGAGATGGTTGCTTACCAAGCTTCACTATCAATGGGAACTAAAATTATGCAAGCGAGTATCTTAGATTACGTTTAGCTAAAAAAGTCCAAAACAAGTTAGTATCTTGTTTTGGACTTTTTTAGTTTATTTAAAGGATGTTGGTAATTCATAAAGTTCTTCGACTAGCGCTGGTTTGTAGCCTTGATTTTTTTGCCAATCAATCGTCACTCGGTAAACATCCTTTGTTTGTTTGTTTTCTAAGTAACCTATGATTTGAGTAGGGCTCGTCATATCAAGCCACCATTCTTCTAATTGATTAGAAGGAAGCTCCAGTGCGTGAGTCATTGCTTGCCGCATTTCCTCACGGTCAATTGATCCACTGTTAAAATTAATTTGATGTGGTTCAGTTTGTTTCGTTGGTAGAGGTTGCCATTGAGTCTTTTTATAGGCTTGTTTTACCAAAGAGTCAGCTGATTTTACAAGAGTCATTGTGTCAGTTGACTCAGTTGTTTTTTGTGTGGTTGTGGCGTTTTTGGTTACTGGTTGCGAGGTGTCAGTTGTTTGGGTGGTCAAAGTGATTTTTTGACCTCCAATTGGTTCAGCGATTGGCTTGGGTGTCAACCACTGTTTCAGTTGGATAATCAGCAATATAGCGAGTAAGCCAAGTAATAAAAATCGGATTTTTTTAGTTCGCCACACATAGTTGGCAGCTTTTTTAAGTTGTTTCACGTAATCTTCCCCAATCGACGTCATTTGTTTCATTGTAACATGAGCTAATTTTAGAGAACAACTAGAAAAAATTTAATTTAGGGCTTAACTACTCTTTCGATCACCCGATAATAATAGTAGAGGATAACCTCAAAGAAAATAAATGGAGGAATACAACCATGAGAATTAATACAAATAGTGCCGCATTAAATACTTATTCACGTTTAGGTGCAGCTAACGCATCAAAAACAAGTTCATTAGCAAAATTATCATCAGGTCTACGTATCAACAAAGCAGGAGATGACGCAGCTGGTTTAGCAATCTCGGAAAAAATGAAAGGCCAAATTGGTGGATTAAAACAAGCAACACGTAACGCACAAGATGGTATTTCTTTAATCCAAACAGCAGAAGGCGCATTAAATGAAACACACGATATCTTAAATCGTATGCGTGACTTAGCTTCTCAATCAGCTAACGGCACATTAGGCGACGATGACCGTAAAGAGTTAAACAAAGAGTTCTCAGCATTAAAAGAAGAAGTAACACGTATCTCAAAAGACACACAATTTAACCAAAAAACATTATTAAATGGTGATTTTGATTCAGCAGCTAAATACAAAACTGAAGCAGCTGGTAATTTTGATAAAATCGCAACTGTTAATATTACTGATAAAGCAGCTGCAAAAGGATTAACATTAACAGCAGGTGGTGCTAAAGATGCAGAAGCAACACTTACAGCATCAACTGATTTTGAAGCAAAAGATGGTGAAATAAAAGATAAAGCTGGTAAAGTGATTGGAACATATTCATTAACAGATGAAGGGAAAAAATTAACAACTGCTGCAACTGCTGCTGATACATTCGCTGTGACAGAAGAAGCGGCAGCTAAACCAGAAAAAGCCCTTAAATTCCATATTGGCGCTAATGAAGGTCAACAAATTGCTGTAAGTATTGGTAAAATGGATGCTGAATCTTTAGGTATTGATAAATTAGATTTATCAAAACAAGATGACGCTGATAAAGCAATTACAACGATTGATGCAGCTAAAGCAACTGTATCAAGCACACGTTCTGATTTAGGTGCGGTACAAAACCGTTTACAACACACAATCAACAATTTAGCAACAACACAAGAAAACTTAACAGAAGCTAATTCACGTATCCGTGACGTTGATATGGCAGAAGAAATGATGAGTTTCACTAAGAGCAATATCTTGTCACAAGCTGCTACATCAATGTTAGCTCAAGCTAACGCAATGCCACAAAGTGTTCTTTCATTATTACAATAGGACAATAGAC containing:
- a CDS encoding YrrS family protein; its protein translation is MKQLKKAANYVWRTKKIRFLLLGLLAILLIIQLKQWLTPKPIAEPIGGQKITLTTQTTDTSQPVTKNATTTQKTTESTDTMTLVKSADSLVKQAYKKTQWQPLPTKQTEPHQINFNSGSIDREEMRQAMTHALELPSNQLEEWWLDMTSPTQIIGYLENKQTKDVYRVTIDWQKNQGYKPALVEELYELPTSFK
- the flgL gene encoding flagellar hook-associated protein FlgL; translation: MRVSSSMAYTEFNRNLSTNQANLQKYQNQLSTLNQYSKSSDNPLVFAKIINIGDSITQNKFYNETIGDAISWTNTQDKALSNATDSLHRIRTLIQSSATGTQGAAELAANKSEIIAEVEGLVDALNTNFDGRYIFGGQNTKTPPFEVIKNAQGDITEVKYHGTTSKPNANLSREIAKGVDIELISDGRLLVNEKGTTTSPDNFGSFVNDVLTALNTDDKDSLSGNLLTKVDQHTENFVTVRTRIGTLSNRLTAAKDRNENENLSLQSVLSDKQEVDIAQKYMEFSNEMVAYQASLSMGTKIMQASILDYV
- a CDS encoding flagellin translates to MRINTNSAALNTYSRLGAANASKTSSLAKLSSGLRINKAGDDAAGLAISEKMKGQIGGLKQATRNAQDGISLIQTAEGALNETHDILNRMRDLASQSANGTLGDDDRKELNKEFSALKEEVTRISKDTQFNQKTLLNGDFDSAAKYKTEAAGNFDKIATVNITDKAAAKGLTLTAGGAKDAEATLTASTDFEAKDGEIKDKAGKVIGTYSLTDEGKKLTTAATAADTFAVTEEAAAKPEKALKFHIGANEGQQIAVSIGKMDAESLGIDKLDLSKQDDADKAITTIDAAKATVSSTRSDLGAVQNRLQHTINNLATTQENLTEANSRIRDVDMAEEMMSFTKSNILSQAATSMLAQANAMPQSVLSLLQ